One Marinifilum sp. JC120 DNA window includes the following coding sequences:
- a CDS encoding ABC transporter ATP-binding protein, with the protein MGIEVDNLFFGYEAGEEVLKGISFEFAEGEVVALLGHNGSGKSTLVKHFNGLLCPLRGSVKVNGVLSTDKKISELAGMVSMLFQNPDDQICKSSVWDEVAFGPENLGYEHGRIRELVKYYLSAFGLFELKKRNPYDLGLSERKRLAIASTLAMDTEIVVLDEPTAGLDPREIHMLESELEKLRSVGRTVVLISHDMDFVAENCSRAVCLQNGIKQFDGLIGDLFDNSALLEQCGLLAPQIVQLGSHYGLQLDEISPQGFINKILN; encoded by the coding sequence ATGGGAATTGAGGTTGATAATTTATTTTTCGGCTATGAGGCCGGGGAAGAAGTTCTAAAGGGAATTTCTTTTGAGTTTGCTGAGGGTGAGGTTGTAGCTTTGCTCGGTCATAACGGGTCGGGAAAAAGCACATTGGTTAAGCATTTTAACGGTCTTTTGTGTCCTTTGCGCGGTTCGGTAAAAGTTAACGGCGTTCTGAGTACCGATAAAAAAATATCAGAGCTGGCCGGCATGGTTTCCATGCTGTTTCAAAATCCTGATGATCAGATATGCAAATCCTCAGTTTGGGATGAAGTTGCTTTCGGTCCTGAGAATCTCGGATATGAACATGGTCGTATCAGAGAACTGGTGAAATATTATTTGTCCGCTTTTGGACTTTTTGAATTGAAGAAACGCAATCCTTACGATCTCGGGCTGAGTGAACGAAAGCGGCTGGCGATTGCTTCAACTTTGGCAATGGATACCGAAATTGTTGTTCTTGATGAACCTACCGCAGGGCTTGATCCAAGAGAAATTCATATGCTGGAAAGTGAACTGGAAAAGCTTCGTTCAGTAGGTAGAACCGTAGTTCTGATCAGTCATGACATGGATTTTGTGGCTGAGAATTGTTCACGGGCGGTCTGTTTACAAAATGGAATTAAGCAATTTGACGGATTGATCGGGGATCTTTTTGATAATTCAGCCCTTCTTGAACAATGCGGCCTGCTTGCGCCGCAGATTGTGCAGCTTGGTTCTCATTACGGCTTGCAATTGGATGAAATAAGTCCGCAGGGATTCATTAACAAAATTCTTAACTGA
- the ybaK gene encoding Cys-tRNA(Pro) deacylase, translating to MTPAINIAKKKKIKFKVHEYEHDPAAEAYGKEAAEKLGVDPERVFKTLVAGSGRDLFVAVIPVMKMLDLKQLAKAVKVKKISMADVKLVERTTGYVVGGVSPLGQKKLLPTVIDASAENFETIYVSGGKRGLDIELSPQDLAGLLQGSFVEIAR from the coding sequence ATGACACCTGCAATCAACATAGCCAAGAAAAAGAAGATTAAATTCAAGGTCCACGAGTACGAACATGATCCTGCTGCTGAAGCCTACGGCAAGGAAGCAGCAGAGAAACTGGGCGTTGACCCGGAGCGTGTTTTCAAAACTTTGGTAGCCGGGAGCGGGCGCGATCTCTTCGTTGCCGTGATTCCGGTCATGAAGATGCTGGATCTTAAACAGCTTGCCAAGGCCGTGAAGGTTAAGAAAATCAGTATGGCTGATGTGAAGTTGGTGGAGCGCACCACCGGATACGTTGTTGGCGGGGTCAGCCCGCTGGGTCAGAAGAAGCTTTTGCCCACGGTTATTGATGCTTCCGCAGAAAATTTCGAAACTATTTATGTCAGTGGTGGTAAACGCGGACTGGATATCGAATTGAGTCCGCAGGATCTTGCGGGCTTGCTGCAAGGATCTTTTGTTGAAATAGCACGTTAG
- a CDS encoding sulfite exporter TauE/SafE family protein, which translates to MDFDSVFLVAMQSSLFLGLIHGINPCGHSWLVLAPFVYGEKNGKRVFSLTSAFILGTTLACLIIGLTLGSISLTIPDSLTYVVDIVTMGILVLLGGILIMKPELLHNHDHSHDHDHDHSHDHAHHDHSHGHSGGCSCSHGKSTLRSVTFWGLFSIGFVNMIVPCPTVAIMYKYALDSGSVFKGTAVFASYAFGTGVALAAVIYAIYKAASFVRTLEQDWVEPLVMRTAGVMTIGFAVYSYTNL; encoded by the coding sequence ATGGATTTTGATTCAGTATTTCTGGTAGCCATGCAGTCCAGCCTTTTTTTGGGACTTATCCACGGGATCAATCCCTGCGGTCATTCTTGGCTGGTACTGGCCCCGTTTGTTTATGGAGAGAAGAACGGAAAACGGGTTTTCTCATTGACCAGCGCGTTTATTCTGGGAACGACTTTGGCTTGTCTTATAATCGGGCTGACATTGGGGTCCATCTCATTGACCATCCCGGATTCACTTACCTATGTGGTGGATATCGTGACCATGGGCATTCTGGTGCTTCTGGGCGGCATCCTGATTATGAAGCCTGAGTTATTGCACAATCATGACCATTCTCACGACCATGACCACGACCATTCTCACGATCACGCACATCATGACCATAGTCACGGGCACAGCGGTGGGTGTTCATGCAGTCACGGGAAATCCACTCTGCGTAGCGTGACCTTCTGGGGGCTGTTTTCCATCGGGTTTGTGAACATGATTGTGCCTTGCCCTACTGTAGCGATAATGTATAAATACGCTCTTGATTCCGGCAGCGTGTTCAAAGGTACTGCGGTTTTTGCCAGCTATGCCTTTGGGACCGGAGTAGCTCTTGCGGCGGTGATTTATGCTATTTACAAGGCCGCATCATTTGTGCGAACCCTTGAGCAGGATTGGGTGGAGCCGCTGGTCATGCGTACTGCCGGGGTTATGACCATCGGTTTTGCTGTTTACAGCTACACGAATTTATAA
- a CDS encoding MarR family transcriptional regulator encodes MLEKLNHAIIEFYEKLSSWEHDVVREKGLTLPQMHTLEVLGIHKAMRMKELAQRMGITTGTLTVLVDRLEDKGFVCRKPHQTDRRSILVELTETGQEMYGEHDRLHLRLTEELTAEFSDEERGMMLVFIQKMNGMF; translated from the coding sequence GTGCTGGAGAAGCTCAACCATGCCATAATTGAGTTTTATGAAAAGCTTTCTTCGTGGGAGCATGATGTGGTCCGCGAGAAAGGGCTGACTTTGCCTCAGATGCACACTCTTGAAGTGCTGGGCATCCACAAGGCCATGCGCATGAAAGAGCTGGCCCAGCGTATGGGCATTACCACGGGGACTCTGACTGTACTTGTTGATCGTCTTGAGGATAAGGGTTTTGTTTGCCGAAAGCCTCATCAGACCGACCGCCGTTCCATTCTTGTGGAATTAACAGAAACTGGACAGGAAATGTACGGGGAGCATGACCGCTTGCATCTGCGATTGACCGAAGAGCTGACCGCAGAATTTTCTGATGAAGAGCGGGGTATGATGCTTGTATTTATTCAGAAGATGAACGGGATGTTTTAG
- a CDS encoding methyl-accepting chemotaxis protein, whose product MSAESVSVEVNYILSMRMRVVLIKERRGMKYTFKLSHKIVAGMLVFLFCALCLGGVSIFTLRELTDKMESRNSIDEIISIGVRAQSEALDWLTHREELSMKDGGSKPEVLKNYAEMTRLMNDEVDAIISTGTDDQMIASLDALKRSFNSFDRSFTVFQGQFNDGVDLVKRLRGISVEILGQALSLQKSIARSARKQTKQIDVLQEQALSLPDGQGGGELARTLASSIDGLDELTAKRHVAAILLNKPLGFQEMAKDFILYKDAASGSGLIVDIEKLMGIDPDSTMGASYPQFEPLFSKGREAKLFGRIVALTGEYLEAFKTYYSTSLEMKKSMQSMEAAREKLMKLEDSIRAAQVESYNLLQQKAVYVVTVLGAVVALIGLVLILLSRVVIIKPLRRIISEISLTSSSLAAGKGDLTHRINQSGNGELGDLAGAYNGLMHVLEEDKGKVEEATAVAEREAQSAREALKGLSEAQKEAEDGRRQGVLDVVLNLEQIVSGLSNASDDISSHVDESSIRAREQQSNLSESTSALDQMTSSIQDVARSCSDAVVGAGEAMETANKGAAMTGEAISSIFSVKEQSEQLKDNLNDMNVKVEDIGRIMSVVSDIADQTNLLALNAAIEAARAGDAGRGFAVVADEVRKLAEKTMDATKDVGLVVEAIQESSRTNVQSMEEAAKSVLDSTRLAEQAGEALEEIVSLVGGVTGQVQNISAAAEEQSVSSDQINSSSKNINQMAKMTTQSMDETRESAEDLSGLAAELRALIDGLRDECRSSA is encoded by the coding sequence ATGTCAGCTGAAAGTGTTTCGGTTGAAGTCAATTATATTTTGAGTATGAGAATGAGAGTCGTTTTAATTAAAGAGAGACGGGGAATGAAATATACATTTAAGTTATCGCATAAAATTGTAGCAGGCATGCTGGTCTTCTTGTTTTGTGCTTTGTGTCTTGGCGGAGTTTCCATATTCACCCTGCGGGAATTGACCGACAAAATGGAGTCCCGCAACAGCATTGATGAGATCATCAGTATCGGTGTGCGGGCGCAGTCGGAGGCTCTTGATTGGCTGACCCATCGGGAAGAGCTCTCCATGAAAGATGGTGGTTCAAAACCGGAAGTCTTGAAGAATTACGCTGAGATGACCCGCCTCATGAATGACGAAGTGGACGCAATCATAAGCACAGGGACTGATGATCAGATGATTGCATCCCTTGATGCATTGAAGAGGTCATTCAATTCTTTTGACCGCAGTTTTACGGTATTTCAGGGGCAGTTTAACGATGGCGTAGATCTTGTCAAAAGATTACGTGGAATTTCGGTGGAAATTCTCGGGCAGGCTCTTTCGCTGCAAAAAAGCATTGCTCGTTCTGCCAGAAAGCAAACTAAACAGATTGATGTTCTTCAGGAGCAGGCTCTTTCTTTGCCAGATGGTCAGGGCGGCGGTGAGCTTGCCCGCACTCTTGCCAGTTCCATTGACGGACTGGATGAGTTGACTGCCAAGCGGCATGTTGCTGCAATCCTGCTCAATAAGCCTCTGGGCTTTCAAGAGATGGCTAAGGATTTCATCCTTTATAAAGATGCTGCCAGTGGCTCAGGGCTTATTGTTGATATTGAAAAGTTGATGGGAATTGATCCGGATTCAACCATGGGTGCCTCATATCCTCAGTTTGAGCCTTTATTTTCCAAGGGTCGCGAAGCCAAGTTGTTCGGGCGGATAGTTGCTCTGACCGGGGAATACCTTGAAGCCTTCAAGACTTATTACAGCACCAGCCTTGAGATGAAAAAATCCATGCAGTCCATGGAAGCCGCCCGTGAAAAACTCATGAAATTAGAGGATTCCATCCGTGCGGCGCAGGTTGAAAGTTATAATTTGCTCCAGCAGAAGGCAGTTTATGTGGTGACCGTTTTGGGTGCTGTTGTGGCATTGATCGGATTGGTGCTTATCCTGCTCAGCCGGGTGGTGATAATTAAGCCATTACGCCGTATTATAAGTGAGATTTCCCTGACCAGTAGTAGCTTAGCTGCCGGTAAAGGAGACCTTACGCATCGCATTAATCAAAGTGGTAACGGGGAGTTGGGAGATCTTGCCGGAGCTTATAATGGTTTGATGCATGTGCTTGAAGAAGACAAAGGAAAGGTGGAGGAAGCTACTGCTGTTGCCGAGCGAGAAGCTCAGTCTGCGCGCGAAGCCTTGAAAGGGTTGAGCGAGGCCCAGAAGGAAGCTGAAGACGGACGCAGACAGGGCGTACTAGATGTGGTGCTCAATCTTGAGCAGATTGTCAGCGGACTTTCAAACGCTTCCGATGACATCAGCAGCCATGTGGACGAGTCGAGTATACGTGCCCGTGAGCAACAGAGCAATCTTTCCGAATCTACCTCCGCCCTCGATCAGATGACCAGTTCCATTCAGGACGTGGCCCGCAGTTGCTCTGATGCTGTTGTCGGGGCCGGAGAAGCCATGGAAACAGCCAACAAAGGGGCTGCAATGACCGGGGAAGCCATTAGTTCCATTTTTAGTGTCAAGGAACAGAGCGAGCAACTCAAAGATAATCTTAATGATATGAACGTGAAGGTTGAAGATATCGGGCGGATTATGTCCGTGGTCAGCGATATTGCCGATCAGACGAATTTGTTGGCTTTGAATGCCGCCATTGAAGCGGCCCGTGCCGGAGATGCCGGACGCGGTTTTGCCGTGGTGGCTGATGAAGTGCGCAAATTGGCTGAAAAGACTATGGACGCCACCAAGGATGTGGGACTCGTGGTCGAGGCTATTCAGGAAAGTTCCCGTACTAACGTTCAGTCCATGGAAGAAGCGGCAAAGTCTGTGCTGGACAGTACCCGTCTGGCTGAACAGGCCGGGGAAGCTCTTGAGGAGATCGTCAGTCTTGTGGGCGGTGTAACCGGACAGGTCCAGAATATTTCCGCTGCTGCGGAAGAGCAGTCCGTGTCCTCCGATCAGATTAATTCATCTTCCAAGAATATTAACCAGATGGCGAAGATGACCACCCAGTCCATGGACGAAACTCGTGAATCTGCCGAGGATCTTTCCGGTCTGGCTGCAGAGCTCCGCGCGCTTATTGATGGATTGCGCGATGAATGCCGGAGTTCGGCTTAG